The following proteins are co-located in the Calliphora vicina chromosome 2, idCalVici1.1, whole genome shotgun sequence genome:
- the LOC135951211 gene encoding glycoprotein endo-alpha-1,2-mannosidase produces MIITKYCKNPRKFRIILLLMIVTLIVITLLILNNGLQHVNSERLIDERFVAQAYAGPPQLKPQQIEDGLVVLKSPRENGVIQPEKYDEHKLKSRLIEEKIHNLKEQTKQLIQDPEEEHTILESVTTAIHIFYTAPVQWYKTRKPTVPKEILSDFNTTENVTQKPTAKILNSAFYPALGLYKPTCELFERHFQNIRNCGVGVLILSYTGKSSELEVYKTIFQVAPKFNLSITFEISVAGNQSLSFLQQHLKDIRTFYHSPVFLKVYSQSRKALTPVIYISNAYKLVDSLASQAFCKSSASIRFIFDAFFIGHIRLKNHADYIRRLCLDGFYSKLPSNGATFASTWKNWSYLKSFALTYKMLFVPTVGPGFAERNKFPRHGDIQRHRSNGRYYGVAWRTAILNHVGFINIASYNNWPDGSQIEEVIPKAGFLDYNPGAKSKYLDLTTHWVGNFIKTRNEAAAATLQSGNGHLSCYEYLNNTIC; encoded by the exons atgattataactaaatattgtaaaaatccaCGCAAATTTCGTATCATTCTACTTTTGATGATTGTGACACTAATAGTTATAACATTATTAATACTAAACAATGGTCTACAACATGTCAACTCTGAGAGATTAATCGATGAAAGGTTCGTGGCACAAGCTTATGCTGGACCACCTCAGCTAAAGCCACAACAAATTGAAGATGGTTTGGTCGTTTTAAAATCACCGCGTGAAAACGGTGTTATACAACCGGAAAAGTATGATGAACATAAACTAAAGTCGCGTTTAATTGAAGagaaaattcacaatttaaaaGAACAAACCAAGCAATTGATACAGGACCCAGAAGAAGAACATACCATATTGGAGAGTGTAACTACagctatacatattttttacacCGCTCCTGTGCAATGGTATAAGACTCGTAAGCCCACGGTGCCAAAGGAAATTCTCAGTGATTTTAATACAACCGAGAATGTCACTCAAAAACcaacagcaaaaattttaaatagtgcTTTCTATCCGGCTCTGGGTCTATACAAGCCCACATGTGAACTCTTCGAAAGACACTTTCAAAATATACGCAATTGTGGTGTTGGCGTACTGATTTTAAGCTACACTGGAAAATCTTCTGAGTTGGAGGTCTACAAGACAATATTTCAGGTGGcaccaaaatttaatttatcaatTACCTTCGAAATTAGTGTAGCTGGCAATCAGTCGTTATCTTTTCTGCAGCAACATCTAAAGGATATTCGAACATTTTACCATTCGCCTGTGTTTTTAAAAGTGTATTCCCAAAGTCGTAAAGCATTAACACCTGTTATTTATATAAGTAATGCCTATAAATTAGTCGATTCTCTGGCTTCGCAAGCATTTTGTAAATCTTCTGCGTCCATACGATTTATATTTGATGCTTTCTTTATAGGTCACATAAG ATTAAAGAATCATGCCGATTACATAAGACGTCTCTGTTTGGATGGCTTTTATAGTAAATTGCCCAGTAACGGGGCTACATTTGCCAGCACATGGAAAAATTGGTCATATCTTAAATCGTTTGCATTAAcctataaaatgttgtttgtgCCCACTGTAGGGCCAGGTTTTGCCGAACGTAACAAGTTTCCGCGTCATGGTGACATACAAAGACACCGAAGTAATGGAAGG TATTATGGCGTAGCTTGGCGTACAGCTATTCTTAATCATGTTGGTTTCATCAATATCGCCAGTTACAACAATTGGCCTGATGGCAGCCAAATTGAAGAAGTAATACCAAAAGCTGGTTTTCTCGATTACAATCCAGGagcaaaaagtaaatatttagatCTAACCACGCACTGGGTGGGTAACTTTATAAAGACACGCAATGAAGCTGCAGCAGCTACACTCCAAAGTGGCAATGGCCACCTTAGTtgttatgaatatttaaataatacaatttgttaa